A window of Cucurbita pepo subsp. pepo cultivar mu-cu-16 chromosome LG06, ASM280686v2, whole genome shotgun sequence contains these coding sequences:
- the LOC111796643 gene encoding uncharacterized protein LOC111796643 — translation MESIVVTKSKKRNKLFPCFRAAASGSPVGHGAPEEQVFPFMTARDNVLPVDRGDEDSSRWKKKGGRGAWSRAVRAVIFGTSLAKKIGKRKAKQYQNSKESQRHLAPPWFSSRSRSGSDLNYRNYSTRSPEPFSSSSFYSSSPSSTEKSDASFRLYPTASNRLYTQIDIRKIFSGWFVLLVCLLSLVLWGKTGAIICTSVWLLCLYRWRFGFRSPDDKASTAAMSSDEYNDIEIMEEFLKRDRLAARNSTLRID, via the exons ATGGAGTCCATCGTTGTAACCAAATCCAAGAAGAGGAACAAATTGTTTCCGTGTTTCCGAGCGGCGGCCTCCGGTAGCCCTGTCGGCCATGGCGCTCCAGAGGAGCAGGTTTTTCCATTCATGACGGCGAGAGACAATGTGCTGCCGGTGGATCGAGGCGATGAAGATTCCAGTCGCTGGAAAAAGAAAGGCGGTCGCGGTGCTTGGTCGCGGGCGGTTAGGGCTGTCATATTCGGAACTTCATTG GCAAAGAAGATTGGAAAAAGGAAAGCGAAACAATATCAAAATTCGAAGGAGTCTCAAAGGCATCTAGCTCCGCCCTGGTTTAGCAGCAGATCAAGAAGTGGTTCAGATCTAAATTACCGCAACTATTCTACCCGTAGTCCTGAGCCATTTTCATCCTCCTCGTTCTACAGTTCGTCTCCTTCCTCCACGGAAAAAAGCGACGCATCATTTCGACTCTATCCAACTGCATCGAATCGACTATACACACAGATTGATATCAGAAAAATCTTCAGCGGTTGGTTTGTGCTACTGGTATGTCTTCTAAGCTTGGTTTTATGGGGGAAAACCGGAGCTATTATCTGCACTTCGGTTTGGCTTCTCTGTTTGTACCGCTGGAGGTTCGGATTCAGGTCACCGGACGACAAGGCCAGTACGGCGGCGATGAGTTCCGACGAATACAACGACATTGAGATCATGGAAGAATTTCTGAAGCGAGACCGTTTAGCTGCTCGGAATTCAACCTTACGCATTGATTGA
- the LOC111796605 gene encoding tRNA (guanine(37)-N1)-methyltransferase 1, with protein MVTKLFLRPQSLPLTAFTPKFIFPSKRFLPIYFTPPFSSTIIHSQSQFSAHTFSYGPSLRKGHHPFPSVSRQLPLDNFQPVIKTVIGNPERERLQNEKSEEAILDEDAFIRIFDVAALRIPSRGCFELENRLRGHLLNWPRIRNIARVPGDEVEAELAELVGEQNRSYSDDGDGVDIDSLHRRIYGKAEDDGGPLSPVLYREKLVKTFDSKGYVNFRHLAKMSRPKKKKEKKEEGKDEGIKRMGKSEFAVVEVVESEELEVDDMKGLLGDEFKGGKWRGSTRLLLLDERYADKGVEELPEAIKALLKGETQESKKSTIELVRCRLTLYYDYWQMNEVLEALLPKDMVIPSAFETVGHIAHLNLRDEHLPYKKLIAKVVLDKNKPKIQTVVNKIDVINNDYRTMQLEVLAGNHSLVTTVVENGLRFHLDLATVYWNSRLATERHRLLSGFTCKDVVCDVFAGVGPISISAARIVKKVYANDLNPNAVEYLERNSVLNKLERKIEVFNMEGRRFISAMFASEKAPKITQVVMNLPKDAAEYLDTFKGILRDRSDLEFISPTIHVYGFSKARDPEFDFHERIRIALTEVAVDVDMRRVRLVAPGKWMLCASFKLPRSVAFSKRGLNM; from the exons ATGGTTACAAAGCTTTTCCTCAGGCCACAGTCGCTTCCTCTCACCGCCTTTACACCGAAATTCATCTTCCCGTCGAAGCGCTTTCTCCCGATATACTTCACCCCACCGTTCTCCTCCACCATAATCCACTCCCAATCTCAATTCTCCGCCCACACTTTCTCCTATGGACCTTCTCTTCGCAAGGGCCACCATCCATTTCCATCGGTATCCAGACAGCTTCCTCTTGATAACTTTCAACCTGTTATCAAGACCGTAATTGGAAATCCGGAGAGGGAGCGGTTGCAGAACGAGAAAAGTGAAGAGGCAATATTAGATGAAGATGCCTTCATTCGGATTTTTGACGTTGCTGCACTTCGAATTCCTTCTAGAGGTTGTTTCGAGCTTGAGAATCGGCTACGTGGCCATCTCTTGAACTGGCCACGGATTCGCAATATTGCAAGAGTTCCCGGCGACGAGGTCGAGGCCGAACTGGCAGAGCTTGTGGGAGAGCAGAATCGGAGCTATTCCGACGACGGAGATGGAGTTGATATTGATTCGCTGCACCGGCGAATTTATGGGAAAGCTGAGGACGATGGGGGGCCTCTGAGTCCCGTGTTGTACAGGGAAAAGCTAGTGAAAACGTTCGATTCTAAAGGGTATGTGAACTTCAGACATTTGGCGAAAATGTCGAGGccgaagaaaaagaaggagaagaaggaagaagggaaAGACGAGGGGATTAAAAGAATGGGGAAAAGTGAATTTGCCGTTGTGGAGGTCGTGGAGAGTGAGGAACTGGAAGTGGATGATATGAAGGGATTGTTGGGAGATGAGTTTAAGGGTGGAAAATGGAGGGGTTCGACTAGATTGTTGCTTTTGGACGAACGATATGCAGACAAAGGCGTAGAAGAGCTTCCAGAGGCGATTAAG GCTCTGCTGAAAGGAGAAACCCAAGAAAGCAAGAAATCAACGATTGAGCTTGTGAGGTGCAGGCTTACTTTATATTATGATTACTGGCAGATGAATGAG GTTTTGGAGGCCTTGCTTCCAAAGGATATGGTTATTCCTTCAGCCTTTGAAACCGTTGGACATATTGCACACCTAAACCTTAGAGATGAACATCTCCCATACAAGAAGCTTATAGCCAAG GTTgttttggataaaaataaGCCAAAGATACAAACAGTAGTGAATAAGATTGATGTCATCAACAATGATTACAGGACAATGCAACTTGAAGTTTTAGCTGGGAACCACTCCCTTGTGACCACTGTAGTTGAGAATGGTTTACGATTTCATTTGGACTTAGCAACAGT GTACTGGAATTCAAGGCTCGCAACTGAGAGACACAGGCTACTAAGTGGCTTTACGTGCAAAGATGTTGTTT GTGATGTCTTTGCTGGTGTCGGTCCAATATCCATATCTGCTGCAAGAATAGTAAAGAAAGTATATGCCAATGATTTGAACCCAAATGCGGTTGAATATCTAGAAAGAAATAGTGTTCTCAATAAGCTCGAGAGGAAGATTGAG gtttttaacaTGGAAGGAAGGAGGTTCATCAGCGCTATGTTTGCAAGTGAGAAAGCTCCAAAAATTACACAAGTTGTCATGAATTTGCCAAAGGATGCTGCTGAATATCTAG ATACTTTCAAAGGCATACTAAGAGACCGATCGGATTTAGAGTTCATATCGCCAACGATCCATGTTTATGGATTCTCAAAAGCTCGAGATCCAGAATTCGACTTTCACGAG AGGATAAGAATTGCACTAACTGAGGTTGCTGTTGATGTTGATATGCGAAGGGTCCGACTTGTGGCACCAGGAAAATGGATGTTATGTGCTTCATTTAAACTTCCCAGAAGTGTCGCTTTTTCAAAGCGTGGACTTAATATGTAA